One Vicugna pacos chromosome X, VicPac4, whole genome shotgun sequence DNA window includes the following coding sequences:
- the LOC140685423 gene encoding melanoma-associated antigen 10-like — translation MSELRQAVEDLQDPRDAQGLVDVQQLEAEQEGAASPRYPCSSSVSSSYSAGAESLRQGAELSMMADLVSFLLLKYHRKQPTTRAEMLSILREYQDHFPAVFSQASECMQLVFGVDVKEVDPKEHLYILVPTLGLTCDGMQGGEQSMPKNGLLVILLGVIVLGGGGVPEEEVWGALGVMGVYPGREHFIYGEPRELITKAWVQEGYLEYRQVANSDPARHEFLWGPRAHAETSKLQVLEHLFRLNSEGPISFPSLSEEAVSNEEEGA, via the coding sequence ATGAGTGAGCTCCGCCAGGCTGTGGAAGACCTTCAGGACCCAAGAGACGCCCAGGGCCTGGTGGATGTGCAGCAGCTGGAGGCTGAGCAGGAGGGGGCCGCATCCCCCCGGTacccctgctcctcctcagtctcctcttcctactctgccGGTGCCGAGTCCCTGCGCCAAGGTGCAGAGCTTTCAATGATGGCTGACCTGGTGAGCTTCCTGCTCCTCAAGTATCACCGGAAGCAGCCGACCACCAGGGCAGAAATGCTGAGTATCCTCAGAGAataccaggaccacttccctgcggtcttcagccaggcctctgagtgcatgcagctggtctttggggtggatgtgaaggaggtggaccccAAGGAGCACTTGTacatcctggtccccaccctgggcctcacctgtgATGGGATGCAGGGTGGTGAGCAGAGCATGCCCAAGAACGGCCTCCTGGTGATACTTCTGGGTGTCAtcgtcctggggggagggggggtgcctgAGGAAGAGGTGTGGGGAGCACTCGGTGTCATGGGGGTGTATcctgggagggagcacttcatctacggggagcccagggagctgaTCACCAAagcgtgggtgcaggaggggtacctggagtaccggcaggtggccaacagcgatcccgctcgccacgagttcctgtgggggccccgggcccacgcggagaccagcaagctgcaagtcctggagCATTTGTTTAGACTCAACAGTGAGGGTCCCATTTCCTTCCCGTCCCTGTCTGAGGAGGCCGTGAGCaatgaggaagagggggcctga